Proteins from a genomic interval of Nocardioidaceae bacterium:
- a CDS encoding DUF1906 domain-containing protein, translating to MRRFLRHARTSAVALAGAALLTSGLTLGLTGSSSAAGVSVHPGDFTGYGFDRCMTPTQAEMDRWWESSPYQAVGVYTSGRNRYCADQPDLTREWVARQSQTGWRILPITVGRQAACSPVDRYKSWARISNNRTRGFAQARAQGVEESAESVAAVQALGIAKGSTLWLDIEWYDRSKTRCDKSTLAFIESWSEATRDAGYVAGMYSSASAAILSASRRLDADPSWAGPDQLWFAWGNKQADVELGPYGDERHWPKGLMHQYELDVLATYGGLGMHIDKNWIDLGKGTRPGRQGKRCRTSLDHATYPRLAQGSVDERVEAMQCHLRHAGYYKGRIRPEFLPRLTSALVSYQTDRGLRADGTTNRRTWVSLLARGTNRTEVDVVKIGSGGPAVWRLQRALNATRRAVPITGVFGFDTMNAVTRYQKRRGLPQTGVADTATWQRLLAGWS from the coding sequence TTGCGACGCTTCCTCCGTCACGCGCGTACGAGCGCCGTCGCCCTGGCGGGCGCAGCCCTGCTGACCTCCGGGCTCACGCTCGGCCTCACCGGCTCCAGCAGCGCTGCCGGTGTGAGCGTGCACCCGGGCGACTTCACCGGCTACGGCTTCGACCGGTGCATGACCCCCACCCAGGCCGAGATGGACCGTTGGTGGGAGAGCTCGCCGTACCAGGCGGTCGGGGTCTACACCTCGGGCCGCAACCGCTACTGCGCCGACCAGCCGGACCTCACCCGCGAGTGGGTCGCCCGTCAGTCCCAGACCGGCTGGCGCATCCTGCCGATCACGGTCGGGCGCCAGGCTGCGTGCTCGCCGGTGGATCGCTACAAGAGCTGGGCGCGCATCTCCAACAACCGCACCCGCGGCTTCGCCCAGGCCCGCGCCCAGGGCGTGGAGGAGTCCGCCGAGTCCGTGGCCGCCGTGCAGGCGCTCGGCATCGCCAAGGGCTCGACGCTGTGGCTCGACATCGAGTGGTACGACCGCTCCAAGACGCGCTGCGACAAGTCCACGCTCGCCTTCATCGAGTCGTGGTCCGAGGCCACCCGGGACGCGGGCTACGTCGCCGGCATGTACTCCTCGGCCTCGGCCGCGATCCTCTCGGCCAGCCGACGTCTCGACGCCGACCCCTCCTGGGCCGGCCCCGACCAGCTGTGGTTCGCCTGGGGCAACAAGCAGGCCGACGTCGAGCTGGGCCCCTACGGCGACGAGCGCCACTGGCCGAAGGGCCTGATGCACCAGTACGAGCTGGACGTGCTGGCCACCTACGGGGGCCTCGGCATGCACATCGACAAGAACTGGATCGACCTCGGCAAGGGCACGCGGCCGGGACGCCAGGGCAAGCGGTGCCGCACCAGCCTCGACCACGCGACCTACCCGCGGCTCGCCCAGGGCTCCGTCGACGAGCGCGTCGAGGCGATGCAGTGCCACCTGCGCCACGCGGGCTACTACAAGGGCCGCATCCGCCCCGAGTTCCTGCCCCGGCTGACCAGCGCGCTCGTGAGCTACCAGACCGACCGCGGGCTGCGTGCCGACGGCACGACGAACCGGCGCACGTGGGTCTCGCTGCTCGCCCGCGGCACGAACCGCACCGAGGTGGACGTCGTCAAGATCGGGTCCGGCGGTCCCGCGGTGTGGCGGCTGCAGCGCGCGCTGAACGCGACGCGTCGCGCCGTGCCGATCACCGGTGTGTTCGGCTTCGACACGATGAACGCCGTCACGCGCTACCAGAAGCGTCGCGGACTGCCCCAGACCGGCGTCGCGGACACCGCCACCTGGCAGCGGCTGCTCGCCGGCTGGTCCTGA
- the purL gene encoding phosphoribosylformylglycinamidine synthase subunit PurL, translating to MSGVDTVSVAAGDPDRTQPWADLGLKADEYARIREILGRRPTAAELAMYSVMWSEHCSYKSTKVHLKQFGDLSHQIRAQEPGVGRMLAGIGENAGVVDIGQGYAVTFKVESHNHPSFVEPYQGAATGIGGIVRDILAMGARPVAVMDPLRFGPLEAEDTARVLPGIVAGVGGYGNCLGLPNIGGEVVFDETYLGNPLVNALCVGVLRHEDLHLAKASGVGNQVILYGARTGGDGIGGVSVLASETFDADGPAKRPSVQVGDPFMEKLLIECTLELFGAGLVAGIQDLGGAGLSCATSELASAGDGGMSVELDRVPLRDSTLSPEEILMSESQERMMAVVEPGDVEAFLAICARWDVEAVVVGEVTDGDRLEITWHGETVVDVPPRSVAHDGPTYERPYARPAWQDDLQADRAESLRRPAGGEELRETLLRLLGSPNLCDRSWVTDQYDRYVRGNSVLAQPEDAGMVRVDPATNLGVAVSTDCNGRFAKLDPYAGAQLALAESYRNVATTGAQPLAVSDCLNFGSPEDPDVMWQFAEACRGLKDACLALGVPVTGGNVSLYNQTGDTAILPTPVVAVLGVVEDVTRRTRSGFAAAHQTVLLLGVTGEELSGSEWAHVVHGHLGGTPPQVDLGAEKSLAALLVEAGQGGLLAAAHDLSDGGLGQALAEACLRHEVGATIDVARVHPEPAVALLSESTARALVAVDTASLDEVERLAGEHGVRVTRLGETGGEELVVRSGEDDLFSVSVEQLRATWTATLPAVLG from the coding sequence GTGAGCGGCGTCGACACCGTGAGCGTCGCGGCGGGCGACCCCGACCGCACGCAGCCGTGGGCCGACCTCGGGCTGAAGGCCGACGAGTACGCCCGGATCCGCGAGATCCTCGGTCGTCGGCCGACCGCCGCCGAGCTCGCGATGTACTCCGTGATGTGGTCCGAGCACTGCTCGTACAAGTCGACGAAGGTGCACCTGAAGCAGTTCGGCGACCTGTCGCACCAGATCCGCGCGCAGGAGCCCGGCGTCGGCCGGATGCTCGCCGGCATCGGTGAGAACGCGGGTGTCGTCGACATCGGCCAGGGCTACGCGGTGACCTTCAAGGTCGAGTCGCACAACCACCCCTCGTTCGTCGAGCCGTACCAGGGCGCGGCGACCGGCATCGGGGGCATCGTGCGCGACATCCTCGCGATGGGCGCCCGTCCGGTCGCGGTGATGGACCCCCTGCGCTTCGGGCCGCTCGAGGCCGAGGACACCGCCCGTGTCCTGCCCGGGATCGTGGCGGGCGTCGGCGGCTACGGCAACTGCCTGGGCCTGCCCAACATCGGTGGTGAGGTCGTCTTCGACGAGACCTACCTCGGCAACCCCCTGGTCAACGCCCTGTGTGTCGGGGTGCTGCGCCACGAGGACCTCCACCTCGCCAAGGCGTCCGGTGTCGGCAACCAGGTCATCCTGTACGGCGCGCGCACCGGCGGCGACGGGATCGGCGGCGTCTCGGTGCTGGCCTCGGAGACCTTCGACGCAGACGGCCCCGCGAAGCGCCCCAGCGTGCAGGTCGGCGACCCCTTCATGGAGAAGCTGCTCATCGAGTGCACCCTCGAGCTCTTCGGCGCCGGTCTCGTCGCCGGCATCCAGGACCTCGGCGGCGCCGGCCTCTCCTGCGCCACCTCAGAGCTGGCCAGTGCGGGCGACGGCGGCATGAGCGTCGAGCTCGACCGCGTGCCGCTGCGCGACTCCACGCTCAGCCCGGAGGAGATCCTCATGAGCGAGAGCCAGGAGCGCATGATGGCCGTCGTCGAGCCCGGCGACGTCGAGGCGTTCCTCGCGATCTGTGCGCGATGGGACGTCGAGGCCGTGGTCGTCGGGGAGGTCACCGACGGCGACCGCCTCGAGATCACCTGGCACGGGGAGACCGTCGTCGACGTGCCGCCGCGGTCGGTCGCCCACGACGGGCCGACGTACGAGCGTCCGTACGCACGACCCGCCTGGCAGGACGACCTGCAGGCCGACCGCGCCGAGTCGCTGCGCCGACCTGCAGGCGGCGAGGAGCTGCGCGAGACGCTGCTGCGTCTGCTCGGGTCCCCCAACCTGTGCGACCGGTCGTGGGTGACGGACCAGTACGACCGCTACGTGCGCGGCAACTCCGTGCTCGCCCAGCCCGAGGACGCCGGCATGGTGCGGGTCGACCCCGCCACGAACCTCGGCGTCGCGGTCTCCACCGACTGCAACGGCCGGTTCGCCAAGCTCGACCCGTACGCCGGGGCGCAGCTCGCGCTGGCGGAGAGCTACCGCAACGTCGCGACCACCGGTGCGCAGCCGCTGGCGGTCAGCGACTGCCTGAACTTCGGGTCGCCCGAGGACCCCGACGTGATGTGGCAGTTCGCAGAGGCGTGCCGGGGGCTGAAGGACGCCTGCCTCGCGCTCGGTGTGCCCGTCACCGGCGGCAACGTCTCGCTCTACAACCAGACCGGCGACACGGCGATCCTGCCGACCCCCGTCGTCGCCGTGCTCGGCGTCGTCGAGGACGTGACGCGGCGTACGCGCTCGGGGTTCGCCGCGGCGCACCAGACCGTGCTGCTGCTGGGTGTCACCGGGGAGGAGCTGTCGGGCTCGGAGTGGGCGCACGTCGTGCACGGTCACCTCGGCGGCACGCCGCCGCAGGTCGACCTGGGCGCCGAGAAGTCGCTGGCCGCCCTGCTCGTCGAGGCGGGGCAGGGTGGGCTGCTGGCCGCCGCGCACGACCTGTCCGACGGAGGTCTCGGTCAGGCACTCGCCGAGGCGTGCCTCCGCCACGAGGTCGGCGCCACGATCGACGTCGCCCGGGTGCACCCCGAGCCGGCCGTCGCGCTGCTCAGCGAGTCGACCGCACGCGCCCTCGTGGCCGTGGACACCGCGTCGCTGGACGAGGTCGAGCGGCTCGCCGGCGAGCACGGCGTACGCGTCACCCGGCTCGGCGAGACCGGCGGTGAGGAGCTCGTGGTGCGCTCGGGTGAGGACGACCTGTTCAGCGTCTCGGTGGAGCAGCTGCGGGCGACCTGGACCGCGACGCTGCCGGCCGTCCTCGGCTGA
- the purQ gene encoding phosphoribosylformylglycinamidine synthase subunit PurQ has protein sequence MRVGVVTFPGSLDDVDAARAVRLGGHEPVALWHGDADLHGVDAVVLPGGFSYGDYLRCGAISRFAPVMERIVDGARDGLPVLGICNGFQVLCESHLLPGALIRNERMQFVCRDQRLRVENATTDWTRAYAPGQELTIVLKNGEGCFVAEESVLDALEGDGRVVVRYVGGNPNGSLRDIAGITNAAGNVVGLMPHPEHCVEDLTGPGTDGLGFFTSLLEKVAS, from the coding sequence GTGAGGGTCGGTGTCGTCACGTTCCCCGGCTCGCTCGACGACGTCGACGCGGCGCGCGCCGTACGCCTCGGGGGCCACGAGCCCGTCGCGCTGTGGCACGGCGACGCCGACCTCCACGGTGTCGACGCCGTGGTGCTGCCCGGTGGGTTCTCCTACGGCGACTACCTGCGCTGCGGGGCGATCTCTCGCTTCGCACCGGTCATGGAGCGGATCGTCGACGGGGCTCGCGACGGGCTGCCGGTGCTCGGCATCTGCAACGGGTTCCAGGTGCTGTGCGAGTCCCACCTGCTGCCGGGTGCGCTGATCCGCAACGAGCGCATGCAGTTCGTGTGTCGCGACCAGCGGCTGCGCGTGGAGAACGCGACGACGGACTGGACACGGGCGTACGCGCCGGGTCAGGAGCTGACGATCGTGCTGAAGAACGGCGAGGGGTGCTTCGTCGCCGAGGAGTCGGTGCTCGACGCGCTCGAGGGCGACGGTCGCGTCGTCGTGCGCTACGTCGGCGGCAACCCCAACGGGTCGCTGCGCGACATCGCCGGCATCACCAACGCCGCCGGCAACGTCGTCGGCCTGATGCCGCACCCGGAGCACTGCGTCGAGGACCTCACCGGCCCCGGCACGGACGGCCTGGGCTTCTTCACCTCGCTGCTGGAGAAGGTGGCCTCGTGA
- the purS gene encoding phosphoribosylformylglycinamidine synthase subunit PurS, with product MARVVVDVMPKPEILDPQGKAVAGALPRLGFSGVLDVRQGKRFELELDGEMTPARLEDVRRMAETLLSNPVIEDYEVHVEGPDA from the coding sequence GTGGCCCGTGTCGTCGTCGACGTCATGCCCAAGCCCGAGATCCTCGACCCGCAGGGCAAGGCCGTCGCCGGTGCGCTGCCCCGGCTCGGCTTCTCCGGCGTCCTGGACGTGCGCCAGGGCAAGCGGTTCGAGCTGGAGCTCGACGGAGAGATGACCCCGGCGCGACTGGAGGACGTGCGACGCATGGCCGAGACCCTGCTCAGCAACCCGGTCATCGAGGACTACGAGGTGCACGTCGAGGGGCCGGACGCGTGA
- a CDS encoding universal stress protein → MTDRTTQDEDRDAQSDVETDHGRTGRVVVGADVSALGSAALLWAMRRARRGDGHVMVLDSRPHDDTSDADASEAADAARKGQRWEVQAWASEVLMGVGTRVPVLVSTTEGRLELALAGAGSRADLVVFGGEEDGSGPLDPAVLLRFCPCPVVRVDRHQQATWLGATR, encoded by the coding sequence GTGACAGACCGCACGACGCAGGACGAGGACCGCGACGCACAGAGTGATGTCGAGACCGACCACGGGCGCACCGGTCGCGTGGTGGTCGGGGCCGACGTCTCGGCGCTGGGCAGCGCGGCGCTGCTGTGGGCGATGCGCCGCGCGCGGCGCGGCGACGGCCACGTCATGGTGCTGGACTCCCGACCTCACGACGACACCTCCGACGCCGACGCGTCGGAGGCCGCCGACGCGGCGCGCAAGGGACAGCGGTGGGAGGTGCAGGCCTGGGCCTCGGAAGTCCTCATGGGGGTCGGCACGCGGGTCCCGGTGCTGGTCTCGACCACGGAGGGCCGCCTCGAGCTCGCCCTGGCCGGGGCCGGCAGCCGGGCCGACCTGGTCGTGTTCGGGGGCGAGGAGGACGGCTCCGGTCCGCTCGACCCGGCCGTGCTGCTGCGGTTCTGTCCGTGCCCCGTGGTCCGCGTCGACCGGCACCAGCAGGCCACCTGGCTGGGCGCGACCCGCTGA
- the treS gene encoding maltose alpha-D-glucosyltransferase — protein sequence MAASADHDSPVEPSFSDHFYPARPRALRPRARLRPEGGPLAGEEHDGEPTGANPAYVAWLREQSMLRDASLLARQFTGRGSMWQNPYAEPDPEAAIRSASVWFTAYPISLVTPFRTSFLATLADPHLWAAFARIGIDGLHTGPVKRAGGLEGWTPTPSVDGHFDRISTQIDGAFGSEEEFRAMCEVAAHHGGTIIDDIVPGHTGKGPDFRLAEMGVDDYPGIFHMVQIDPDDWHLLPDVPRGRDSANLDAPTEAALEEAGYIIGALQRVIFFEPGVKDTNWSATRPVLGPDGEERRWVYLHYFKAGQPSINWLDPSFAGMRLVMGDALHSLGDLGTGALRLDANGFLGVEKSSTVGQAAWSEGHPLSEAANHLIASMVRKVGGFTFQELNLTIDDIRETAAAGADLSYDFVNRPAYHHALACGDTEFLRLTLNASLAHGVRPVQLVHALQNHDELTYELVHFATLHRDAEFTFRGATWRGEDLAVQVRADLTERLTGDAGPYNATFTTNGIASTTATVVAAALGITDLDSIDDEAVDRIRRAHLLLAMFNALQPGVFALSGWDLCGSLTLPREQVSHLLEDGDTRWIHRSAYDLMGYGGEFSAAGMPAGRALYGPLPDQLDDPASFASRLSRVLAVRDEHDIALAEQLDVPPVSQRAMLVLVHRLPDERLQVTVLNFSEEYITGSVHSEHLPAGASLTDAFDGVDYGEVDDLGTFTAVLGPFGGLCLLVDPVGDALPVAPPATVAPA from the coding sequence ATGGCAGCCTCAGCGGACCACGACTCGCCGGTCGAGCCGAGCTTCTCCGACCACTTCTACCCCGCGCGCCCCCGTGCCCTGCGGCCACGGGCCCGGCTGCGCCCCGAGGGTGGTCCGCTGGCCGGCGAAGAGCACGACGGCGAGCCGACCGGGGCCAACCCGGCGTACGTCGCCTGGCTGCGCGAGCAGTCCATGCTGCGCGACGCCAGCCTGCTGGCCCGGCAGTTCACCGGACGCGGCTCGATGTGGCAGAACCCGTACGCCGAGCCCGACCCCGAGGCGGCGATCCGCAGCGCCTCGGTGTGGTTCACGGCCTACCCGATCTCGCTGGTGACGCCGTTCCGCACCTCGTTCCTGGCGACCCTCGCCGACCCGCACCTGTGGGCGGCCTTCGCACGCATCGGCATCGACGGACTCCACACCGGCCCGGTCAAGCGCGCCGGCGGGTTGGAGGGGTGGACCCCCACCCCGAGTGTCGACGGCCACTTCGACCGCATCTCCACCCAGATCGACGGCGCGTTCGGCAGCGAGGAGGAGTTCCGGGCCATGTGCGAGGTGGCTGCGCACCACGGCGGCACGATCATCGACGACATCGTGCCCGGTCACACGGGCAAGGGGCCCGACTTCCGGCTCGCCGAGATGGGCGTCGACGACTACCCCGGCATCTTCCACATGGTGCAGATCGACCCCGACGACTGGCACCTGCTGCCGGACGTGCCGCGGGGCCGGGACTCGGCGAACCTCGACGCCCCCACCGAGGCGGCGCTCGAGGAGGCCGGCTACATCATCGGGGCCCTGCAGCGCGTCATCTTCTTCGAGCCGGGGGTGAAGGACACCAACTGGTCCGCGACGCGTCCGGTGCTCGGCCCCGACGGCGAGGAACGCCGCTGGGTGTACCTGCACTACTTCAAGGCGGGGCAGCCCTCGATCAACTGGCTCGACCCGAGCTTCGCGGGCATGCGTCTGGTCATGGGCGACGCCCTGCACTCTCTCGGCGACCTCGGCACCGGCGCCCTGCGGCTCGACGCGAACGGCTTCCTCGGTGTCGAGAAGTCCTCGACCGTGGGCCAGGCCGCGTGGTCCGAGGGACACCCGCTGTCCGAGGCGGCCAACCACCTCATCGCCTCGATGGTCCGCAAGGTCGGCGGCTTCACCTTCCAGGAGCTCAACCTCACCATCGACGACATCCGCGAGACCGCCGCCGCCGGCGCGGACCTCTCCTACGACTTCGTGAACCGCCCCGCCTACCACCACGCCCTCGCGTGCGGCGACACCGAGTTCCTGCGGCTGACGCTGAACGCCTCGCTCGCCCACGGGGTCCGCCCCGTGCAGCTGGTGCACGCCCTGCAGAACCACGACGAGCTGACCTACGAGCTGGTGCACTTCGCGACGCTGCACCGGGACGCGGAGTTCACCTTCCGCGGCGCCACGTGGCGTGGCGAGGACCTGGCGGTGCAGGTGCGGGCCGACCTCACCGAACGTCTCACGGGGGACGCGGGCCCCTACAACGCCACCTTCACCACCAACGGCATCGCCTCCACCACCGCCACGGTCGTCGCCGCCGCCCTGGGCATCACCGACCTGGACTCCATCGACGACGAGGCCGTCGACCGCATCCGCCGCGCCCACCTGCTCCTGGCGATGTTCAACGCGCTCCAGCCGGGCGTCTTCGCGCTGTCCGGCTGGGACCTGTGCGGATCGCTGACCCTGCCGCGTGAGCAGGTCTCCCACCTGCTGGAGGACGGCGACACACGCTGGATCCACCGGTCGGCGTACGACCTCATGGGCTACGGCGGCGAGTTCAGTGCGGCGGGCATGCCGGCCGGCCGCGCCCTGTACGGCCCGCTCCCCGACCAGCTGGACGACCCCGCGTCGTTCGCGTCGCGACTGAGCCGGGTGCTGGCGGTGCGCGACGAGCACGACATCGCCCTGGCCGAGCAGCTCGACGTGCCCCCGGTCTCGCAGCGGGCGATGCTCGTGCTGGTGCACCGCCTGCCCGACGAGCGGCTGCAGGTGACGGTGCTGAACTTCTCCGAGGAGTACATCACCGGCTCGGTGCACTCCGAGCACCTGCCGGCCGGGGCCTCGCTGACCGACGCCTTCGACGGGGTCGACTACGGCGAGGTCGACGACCTCGGCACCTTCACCGCCGTGCTGGGTCCCTTCGGCGGGCTCTGTCTGCTGGTCGACCCGGTCGGTGACGCACTGCCGGTGGCGCCGCCGGCCACGGTGGCTCCCGCCTGA
- a CDS encoding dihydrofolate reductase family protein, translating to MQVLLNTTTDVAGADLTEEAVAAAYATERQTSRHGDGSWWRSNFISSVDGAITGADGLSVSIRTDADGRVFGVLRDWAEVIVVGAGTAREEEYAVNEKPIVLVSRSAEVPESLQGAERGAVLMATVASSDGLADARRELGEEHVVVCGEDDVDASTLRTELTDRGWHRVLVEGGPHVLGDALDAGALDEVCASVAPKVVAGEHSRMASGPDVSVDLRLGLLLEENGTLLARWLL from the coding sequence GTGCAGGTCCTGCTCAACACCACCACCGACGTCGCCGGCGCCGACCTGACCGAGGAGGCCGTGGCTGCGGCGTACGCGACGGAGAGGCAGACCTCGCGCCACGGCGACGGCTCCTGGTGGCGCTCGAACTTCATCTCCTCCGTCGACGGGGCCATCACCGGCGCGGACGGCCTGTCGGTGTCGATCCGCACCGACGCCGACGGTCGCGTCTTCGGCGTGCTGAGGGACTGGGCCGAGGTCATCGTGGTCGGCGCCGGCACGGCGAGGGAGGAGGAGTACGCGGTGAACGAGAAGCCGATCGTGCTCGTCTCCCGCTCCGCCGAGGTGCCCGAGAGCCTGCAGGGCGCCGAGCGGGGGGCCGTGCTGATGGCGACGGTCGCCTCCTCCGACGGCCTCGCCGACGCCCGCCGCGAGCTCGGGGAGGAGCACGTCGTCGTGTGCGGGGAGGACGACGTCGACGCAAGCACGTTGCGTACGGAGCTCACCGACCGCGGCTGGCACCGCGTGCTGGTCGAGGGCGGCCCCCACGTGCTCGGTGACGCCCTCGACGCAGGCGCGCTCGACGAGGTGTGCGCGTCGGTCGCGCCGAAGGTCGTCGCCGGCGAGCACAGCCGCATGGCCAGCGGCCCGGACGTCTCGGTCGACCTCCGGCTCGGGCTGCTCCTCGAGGAGAACGGCACCCTGCTGGCGCGCTGGCTGCTCTGA
- a CDS encoding PPOX class F420-dependent oxidoreductase, whose translation MPRTIATTTDVDRESLLDFVRPRHKFVLITPRRDGRTQSSPVTGGVDPEGRLVVASYPQRAKVRNVRRHGSAAVLVLSDDFEDAWVHVDGPCEVLDAVGEDGQPDEAALDAFVDYFRAVAGEHDDWQEYRQAMVAQGKSLLRLTPESWSPVATGGFPPELA comes from the coding sequence ATGCCCAGGACCATCGCGACCACCACCGACGTCGACCGGGAGTCGCTGCTCGACTTCGTGCGCCCCCGGCACAAGTTCGTGCTCATCACGCCGCGACGCGACGGCCGCACGCAGTCCTCACCCGTCACCGGTGGGGTCGACCCCGAGGGACGCCTCGTCGTCGCCTCCTACCCGCAGCGGGCCAAGGTGCGCAACGTGCGTCGGCACGGATCCGCCGCCGTGCTGGTTCTCTCCGACGACTTCGAGGACGCCTGGGTGCACGTCGACGGCCCGTGCGAGGTGCTCGACGCCGTCGGCGAGGACGGTCAGCCGGACGAGGCGGCGCTCGACGCGTTCGTCGACTACTTCCGGGCCGTGGCCGGCGAGCACGACGACTGGCAGGAGTACCGGCAGGCGATGGTCGCGCAGGGCAAGTCGCTGCTGCGGCTCACACCGGAGTCGTGGAGTCCGGTCGCGACGGGCGGATTCCCGCCGGAGCTCGCCTGA
- a CDS encoding GNAT family N-acetyltransferase, producing the protein MSARLLTPAEVLTACDPGARDDAETQRRWRELSARAQVPNVFLTPELLLPALRHLARDRVGLAVVSRGGRWRLLVPLQLRTRPWHHPVRGATTWEHEQAFLGTPLISPDAEEEDWAELFGLVATAGDRWLVMRQVDTGVAEQVLAVADRLGQDGVVVRRTDRGLSSARDGERLHVDLSSKRRRELRRQRRRLDAKVGTQLVVEDLARRRPGEDTDARRARVRADLAHFLALERAGWKGEDGGAMAVRPPEAAFFVEACLAALDRGVLHLPALHDGSRPVAVAALVRDRDVVSWWKTTYDEAYAEFSPGWLVAVESFALLEDGVRVLDSCTDADSRLGTSLTSGRRELVTLAVSTRGSLGRSVVRRLPRWLAARARTAHALGEAAARVRRAPAGIRPSRPDSTTPV; encoded by the coding sequence ATGAGCGCCCGGCTGCTGACCCCCGCCGAGGTGCTGACCGCCTGCGACCCCGGTGCCCGGGACGACGCGGAGACGCAGCGGCGGTGGCGCGAGCTGTCCGCGCGGGCCCAGGTGCCCAACGTGTTCCTCACCCCCGAGCTGCTGCTCCCTGCCCTGCGCCACCTCGCGCGCGACCGGGTCGGCCTGGCCGTGGTGAGTCGGGGCGGGCGGTGGCGTCTCCTCGTGCCGCTGCAGCTGCGTACCCGCCCGTGGCACCACCCCGTGCGCGGAGCCACGACCTGGGAGCACGAGCAGGCGTTCCTCGGCACCCCCCTGATCAGCCCCGACGCCGAGGAGGAGGACTGGGCCGAGCTGTTCGGGCTCGTCGCGACCGCCGGGGACCGCTGGCTCGTCATGCGGCAGGTCGACACCGGCGTCGCGGAGCAGGTGCTGGCGGTGGCCGATCGACTCGGCCAGGACGGTGTCGTCGTACGCCGCACCGACCGCGGACTCTCCAGCGCCCGCGACGGCGAGAGGCTGCACGTCGACCTCTCCTCCAAGCGCCGTCGCGAGCTGCGTCGGCAGCGTCGCCGACTCGACGCGAAGGTCGGCACGCAGCTCGTCGTCGAGGACCTCGCCCGCCGGCGCCCCGGCGAGGACACGGACGCACGCCGTGCCCGCGTACGCGCCGACCTGGCCCACTTCCTCGCCCTCGAGCGTGCCGGGTGGAAGGGCGAGGACGGCGGAGCGATGGCGGTGCGTCCGCCCGAGGCGGCCTTCTTCGTCGAGGCGTGCCTCGCGGCACTGGACCGCGGCGTGCTGCATCTGCCGGCCCTGCACGACGGCTCGCGCCCGGTGGCCGTCGCCGCGCTGGTGCGCGACCGCGACGTGGTCTCGTGGTGGAAGACCACCTACGACGAGGCGTACGCGGAGTTCTCGCCGGGGTGGCTCGTGGCCGTCGAGAGCTTCGCGCTGCTCGAGGACGGTGTCCGTGTGCTCGACAGCTGCACCGACGCCGACAGCCGACTCGGCACCTCCTTGACCTCGGGACGGCGTGAGCTGGTGACGCTCGCGGTCTCCACCAGGGGTTCCCTCGGCCGGTCGGTCGTCCGTCGTCTGCCGCGCTGGCTGGCCGCTCGCGCCCGCACCGCCCACGCGCTCGGGGAGGCCGCGGCACGGGTCAGGCGAGCTCCGGCGGGAATCCGCCCGTCGCGACCGGACTCCACGACTCCGGTGTGA